In a single window of the Gammaproteobacteria bacterium genome:
- a CDS encoding ABC transporter ATP-binding protein, with translation MFPIDVRGLRKSYQSTEVLHGIDLQVPAGSVFALLGRNGAGKSTTMRLLLGLLDADAGDIRVVGQRMPAERLDILRDVGSMIEQPSLYESLSARENLRIDASLRGLGEAAIDKALEVVELDAGAKPVKHYSMGMKQRLALALAVLGEPKLLLLDEPTNGLDPMGIADMRRLLRSLPERLDTTVLLSTHLLGEVEQVASHLCVLEAGEIRYTGTLDELKAREPKVLRLQCDDIPHLYNWLGETGHEAQLDTGRASITVPVADTSESARLLRRAVQEGFRIHHASFESRSLEEIYFDMIGRDASGLLPVVTEEKAA, from the coding sequence ATGTTTCCGATCGATGTGCGCGGACTGCGCAAGTCCTACCAATCCACCGAGGTGCTGCATGGCATCGACCTGCAGGTGCCGGCCGGCTCGGTCTTCGCCTTGCTGGGCCGCAACGGTGCCGGCAAGTCCACTACCATGCGCCTGCTGCTCGGCCTGCTCGATGCCGACGCTGGTGACATTCGCGTGGTCGGCCAGCGCATGCCGGCCGAGCGGCTGGACATCCTGCGCGACGTCGGCAGCATGATCGAGCAGCCGTCCCTCTACGAGAGCCTTTCAGCGCGCGAAAACCTGCGTATCGATGCCAGCCTGCGTGGGCTGGGAGAGGCCGCCATCGACAAGGCGCTGGAGGTTGTCGAGCTCGATGCCGGCGCGAAACCGGTCAAGCACTACTCGATGGGCATGAAGCAGCGCCTGGCGCTGGCGCTGGCCGTGCTGGGCGAACCGAAACTGCTGTTGCTGGACGAACCGACCAACGGCCTCGATCCCATGGGTATTGCCGACATGCGTCGTTTGCTGCGCAGCCTGCCAGAGCGACTGGATACCACCGTCCTGCTTTCCACCCACCTCCTGGGCGAGGTGGAGCAGGTCGCAAGTCATCTCTGCGTGCTGGAAGCCGGCGAGATTCGCTACACCGGGACGCTCGACGAGCTCAAGGCGCGCGAGCCCAAGGTGCTGCGACTGCAGTGCGACGATATCCCGCACCTTTACAACTGGCTGGGCGAAACGGGTCACGAAGCCCAGCTGGACACCGGCCGTGCCAGCATCACCGTGCCGGTGGCGGATACCAGTGAATCCGCTCGCCTGTTGCGCCGGGCGGTGCAGGAAGGGTTCAGGATCCACCACGCGAGCTTCGAATCGCGCAGCCTGGAAGAGATCTATTTCGACATGATTGGTCGGGATGCCAGTGGCTTGCTGCCCGTGGTGACCGAGGAGAAAGCCGCATGA